A stretch of DNA from Desmospora activa DSM 45169:
TTTTACCAACTGTTGGGTAATGGTACTTCCACCAGTCTGGACCGAACTGCCCATCGCCTGTTGCATTGACGCTCGTAAGATGGATTTGGGCACTACGCCCTGATGTTGGTAAAACTCGCGATCCTCTGTGGAAATCAAGGCATCAATCAAATGGGGACTAACCTCTTTATGGGTGACCACTTTCCGGTCCCCGTCTTGTACCCGTAGACGGCCGATCGCCTTGCCGTCTCTAAAATAAGCGTAACTGGTTTGCGACCAACCCGTAATCTTCGCTTCCAGCTCTTTTTTCTCTCTGATGGGTTCCTCGTTAACCAGTGAGGCGACATAGCCAGCGGCGGCACCCACTGTGGCCATGCTGCCCATAATCACTATGGTGAAAATAACCAATAATGAAAATAATAGTGATCGAATCCAACGACCCTTTTTCTTGCCTTTTTTCTTTGCTTTCTTCGAAACATCCGGGTTATATGAATGTTGGTCTGCCACCATTGACACCCTCCTTGCTTCCCGAAAAACATTGTATCATATGATGGAAAATCCGGTGATACCCTAAATTACCTATCCTGGATTAACAAAAATGTGAACACCTCCGCATAGTCACAATATATGTGCGTTCACCATCCGTTCTAACGGCGAAAATAATAATATTTACCTTTACAACCGTTAAACCCCTGTCGTTATACCGTTCATATCGTTTAAACCGCCGCCATCGATTCAATCCTTGCTCCTGACACGCACACCGTGGTACGATCAAGGCATCGTGAGCAGGCAGGGGAGTCATCGGATCCTTAGCCTGACCGATCAATCAGCACCTGGTGGGAGGGGAATCCGGATTGTTCGCCCGCAGCCTGCATCTGTTTACTATCATACTTTCATCGGTTCTAGTCGGCTTTGCCTTCAACATGTTTCTTCTGCCGCAAAAAATCTTAAGCGGCGGAATCACCGGTGTCGCCATGATCATCGGATTGGTTACTTCCGCCAACACCGGCTTAATCATCTTTTTATTAAATGTACCGATCATCATACTGGGATACCTAAAACTGGGACACCGCTTTATCCTCTACAGCCTCCTCTCCATCATGGTTACATCGCTCAGCATGCAATGGATTCCGCAGACGCCCATTTCCAATGATCCCATCATGTCCGCTATCTTCGGCGGCGCGATTGTGGGGATCGCCACCGGCTTAATCTTTCGCTCCGGCGGCTCCACAGGAGGATTTGACATCATCGGAATGGTGCTCACCCTGAAAAAAGAGCGACCGCTGGGAGTGCTGATTTTTGCACTTAATGCTGGCGTGGTCTTTATTTCCGGATTTATCTTCAACTGGGATCTCGCCTTATACACGATGGCGTCCATCTTTGTCACCGGAAAAGTGATCGACTCCATCCATACCCGTCATGTGAAGTTGACGCTGATGATTATCACCAAAAAAGGGGATGCCGTCAAAAAAAAGCTTCTTACCAACCTTGTGCGCGGCATCACCGTGTTAGATGGGGAAGGTGCTTATACGCGAGAGCAGCGCAGTATTCTAATCACCGTCATTTCCCGCTACGAGCTGCCTGACGTCAAGCGCTGGGTCACCTCCGCCGATCCCCACGCCTTTGTCAATATCACCGAAACAGTGGATATCATGGGGTATTTCAGACGAAGCTAAAAAGGAGTTGAAAATAATGGCCCATTTTGCCGCCATTCTCTACATGGAAAAACCGGAACTGAATCAACAGTTTCGACCACAACATCTGGACTATTTACATACGCTTGAGCAAGCAGGCAAGATTTTTGCGAAAGGACCTTTTACCGATGGAACCGGAGGGTTGGTCATCTATATCGCCGATTCGTTTGCTGAGGCAAAGGAATTGGCTGAAAAGGATCCCTATGTGCTAGAAGGCGTCCGCCGACTGGAACTGCATGAATGGAAAATATGATACATATTCGTCAAACCCGATCACAACAAAAACCCCTTCCGAAATTACGGAAGGGGTTTCATTTTTAGACTCAGCCTACACGCGCATCTTTTTTGGCAAGCGCCTTTCGCCAAGCGGGCATGGAGACAGCCATCACTTCATCGGCATAGATCAATCCCAACTTATCGGTGATATACACCTTACGCCCGTCATACTTGTAGCTCTCCAAAATATCGACATCGGTCACCTTGCCAAAAGCGCCGATGAGAGAAAGCTGATCTCCCACTTCCAATTGATTTAACACCGGGCCGGCTTGAACGCCTCCCATAACAAACTTTCCCCGTACTTTTGCCATTGTAAGCCCTCCCATTTAAATATTCTTAATATTAAACGATGCCGGTAGACAAGCATCTTTTTGATATGAAATGGTTTTCTTTTATTCTACCCTTACTTTATCAAGAATTGGTGTTCAGTGTATGTACAATTTTTGAACTATTTTGTGTCAAAATCTCAAAAAATCCGCCCACACCTTAACGGAGCGGGCGATAAAATCAAATGCGCGGCAAGGTGATCCCACGCTGGTTTTGATATTTTCCCTGTTTTGTACGGTACGATACTTCGCACACCTCATCGCTTTCCAAAAACAACACCTGACACAATCCCTCATTGGCATAAATTTTAGCCGGCAAAGGGGTTGTATTGGAGATTTCCAGAGTCACATGCCCTTCCCATCCCGGCTCAAAGGGAGTCACGTTTGTAATAATGCCGCAACGGGCGTAGGTCGATTTTCCGACACAGACCGCCAGCACATTTTCCGGAATGCGAAAATACTCCACCGATGTAGCTAAAGCAAAAGAATTAGGTGGAATAATACAAACATCCCCCTTAAAATCCAAAAATGAATCTTCGCTGATCGCTTTGGGATCGATTACCGGCATCAAGGCATTATGAAAGATCTTAAATTCATCCCCTACCCGTAGATCATAGCCATAGCTGGATAAACCGAAGCTGATCGCTTCCCCTTTACCTACGTTTCGATCGATAAAAGAGTCGATCATGCCGTGTTCAGTCGCCATTTGTCGAATCCATTTATCCGATTTAATCGTCATAACC
This window harbors:
- a CDS encoding YciI family protein; the protein is MAHFAAILYMEKPELNQQFRPQHLDYLHTLEQAGKIFAKGPFTDGTGGLVIYIADSFAEAKELAEKDPYVLEGVRRLELHEWKI
- the dcd gene encoding dCTP deaminase, with the protein product MTIKSDKWIRQMATEHGMIDSFIDRNVGKGEAISFGLSSYGYDLRVGDEFKIFHNALMPVIDPKAISEDSFLDFKGDVCIIPPNSFALATSVEYFRIPENVLAVCVGKSTYARCGIITNVTPFEPGWEGHVTLEISNTTPLPAKIYANEGLCQVLFLESDEVCEVSYRTKQGKYQNQRGITLPRI
- a CDS encoding YitT family protein, which codes for MFARSLHLFTIILSSVLVGFAFNMFLLPQKILSGGITGVAMIIGLVTSANTGLIIFLLNVPIIILGYLKLGHRFILYSLLSIMVTSLSMQWIPQTPISNDPIMSAIFGGAIVGIATGLIFRSGGSTGGFDIIGMVLTLKKERPLGVLIFALNAGVVFISGFIFNWDLALYTMASIFVTGKVIDSIHTRHVKLTLMIITKKGDAVKKKLLTNLVRGITVLDGEGAYTREQRSILITVISRYELPDVKRWVTSADPHAFVNITETVDIMGYFRRS